The Deltaproteobacteria bacterium genome includes a region encoding these proteins:
- a CDS encoding 4a-hydroxytetrahydrobiopterin dehydratase has translation MPKLAPFQISAELKKLSGWSLVEGRLYKEFRFDTFPTAVVFVNNLVDPAEELDHHPDIAIKYNRVQVSMITHAVGGITEKDFALAKRIDELT, from the coding sequence ATGCCCAAACTTGCCCCTTTTCAAATCAGCGCCGAACTAAAAAAGCTCTCCGGCTGGTCCCTGGTTGAGGGACGGCTTTACAAAGAATTCCGCTTCGATACCTTTCCCACCGCCGTTGTTTTTGTCAACAATCTGGTCGATCCGGCGGAGGAGCTCGACCACCATCCCGACATCGCCATCAAATACAACCGGGTCCAGGTCTCCATGATTACTCACGCCGTCGGCGGTATCACCGAAAAGGATTTTGCGCTGGCGAAGAGGATTGATGAATTGACATAA